From Drosophila busckii strain San Diego stock center, stock number 13000-0081.31 unplaced genomic scaffold, ASM1175060v1 chrUn_07, whole genome shotgun sequence, one genomic window encodes:
- the LOC108598710 gene encoding protein rhomboid isoform X1 yields the protein MLPEITLQMPPSQCRSGLVLVVCLDQLMPKNPLACASLHPPSGPLMTTKKQSVEKPLACRLKRCSPPPCFILLISLLELVVFLCVGSTPPEDSLLIYRPDRRLQLWRFLSYMLLHANWMHLGFNIIIQLFYGLPLELQHGSGRTAVVYVAGVLAGSLGTSVVDSTVYLVGASGGVYALLGAQLANMLLNFGHLRHRLAQMLAIIIFVSCDMGYALYSRQQQTALVGLVPTASPPISVSYIAHMTGALAGLSVGLLLLRQLDGSLRPRLLRWLALGVWTTFSGFAFAFNLVNTVTAQLLAEEEGDVIRKHLFHDLGMKG from the exons ATGCTGCCCGAGATCACGCTGCAGATGCCACCATCCCAGTGCCGTAGCGGTCTAGTGCTGGTCGTTTGTCTAGACCAGCTGATGCCAAAGAACCCGTTAGCATGTGCCTCGCTGCACCCGCCATCCGGCCCACTGATGACAACAAAGAAGCAGTCAGTTGAGAAACCGTTGGCGTGTCGACTTAAGCGCTGTTCGCCTCCGCcttgttttattttactcATCTCACTTCTGGAG CTGGTCGTGTTTTTATGCGTGGGCTCAACACCGCCGGAAGATTCCCTGCTCATCTACCGCCCGGATCGCCGCCTGCAGCTCTGGCGCTTCCTTAGCTACATGCTACTCCATGCCAATTGGATGCACCTTGGCTTCAACATAATCATTCAGCTGTTCTATGGCTTACCTTTAGAGCTTCAGCATGGCTCCGGACGCACGGCTGTTGTCTATGTAGCTGGAGTGCTGGCCGGATCACTGGGCACCAGCGTTGTGGACTCCACGGTATATCTGGTGGGTGCTAGTGGAGGCGTCTATGCTCTGTTGGGTGCTCAGTTGGCGAATATGCTGCTCAATTTTGGCCATTTACGACATAGACTTGCTCAGATGCTGGCAATCATAATATTTG TGTCATGCGATATGGGTTATGCACTCTacagcaggcaacaacaaacggcTTTGGTCGGGCTAGTGCCAACAGCTTCGCCACCGATCTCTGTGTCCTACATAGCACACATGACCGGAGCCTTGGCAGGACTGAGCGTGGGCTTGCTGCTTCTCCGTCAACTGGATGGGAGTCTTCGACCGCGACTGTTGCGTTGGCTAGCGTTGGGTGTGTGGACGACCTTTAGTGGATTTGCATTCGCCTTTAACTTGGTCAATACTGTGACTGCTCAGTTGCTGGCTGAAGAGGAGGGGGACGTGATAAGGAAGCATCTGTTCCACGATCTGGGCATGAAAGGCTGA
- the LOC108598710 gene encoding protein rhomboid isoform X2 — MLPEITLQMPPSQCRSGLVLVVCLDQLMPKNPLACASLHPPSGPLMTTKKQSVEKPLACRLKRCSPPPCFILLISLLELVVFLCVGSTPPEDSLLIYRPDRRLQLWRFLSYMLLHANWMHLGFNIIIQLFYGLPLELQHGSGRTAVVYVAGVLAGSLGTSVVDSTVYLVGASGGVYALLGAQLANMLLNFGHLRHRLAQMLAIIIFVL; from the exons ATGCTGCCCGAGATCACGCTGCAGATGCCACCATCCCAGTGCCGTAGCGGTCTAGTGCTGGTCGTTTGTCTAGACCAGCTGATGCCAAAGAACCCGTTAGCATGTGCCTCGCTGCACCCGCCATCCGGCCCACTGATGACAACAAAGAAGCAGTCAGTTGAGAAACCGTTGGCGTGTCGACTTAAGCGCTGTTCGCCTCCGCcttgttttattttactcATCTCACTTCTGGAG CTGGTCGTGTTTTTATGCGTGGGCTCAACACCGCCGGAAGATTCCCTGCTCATCTACCGCCCGGATCGCCGCCTGCAGCTCTGGCGCTTCCTTAGCTACATGCTACTCCATGCCAATTGGATGCACCTTGGCTTCAACATAATCATTCAGCTGTTCTATGGCTTACCTTTAGAGCTTCAGCATGGCTCCGGACGCACGGCTGTTGTCTATGTAGCTGGAGTGCTGGCCGGATCACTGGGCACCAGCGTTGTGGACTCCACGGTATATCTGGTGGGTGCTAGTGGAGGCGTCTATGCTCTGTTGGGTGCTCAGTTGGCGAATATGCTGCTCAATTTTGGCCATTTACGACATAGACTTGCTCAGATGCTGGCAATCATAATATTTG TTCTCTAG
- the LOC108598785 gene encoding alpha-(1,3)-fucosyltransferase C produces MKIAEKFSSVQPSSADGLDSGGESDLLSLAPPLRSPVSSTIRRRFRIGQYLSNIKFLVLIVTIYVLLHLLPRHHASKQIHETNRSVVLLWNEHNSSQAGEDYIQCGCRITSNRKYAQSLIEAVVVHADRPYSLDGLENIEHTPDYLVVFTSKTPVNPNESPITAKNESVFNFTMTYRLDSDLIWTDFYFYKTKVDFNRQLAFDAPDENFMEKLSSFAATELRSKLNAKNRLILYMMYEVNANTLAESLYLEQIREYAELDAYASCQKNTHCIVYHFMLVFESSTCPDYLNPQFFMALTNYVVPVVLGGGDLSHIAPPGSYISADDFYSPQQLVSYLKHLSVNPHKYEKLFWWHFKYQLNKISQHYCALCRHLQQTQKHAHTKKFVQWWSRYQCPNRSEVWSWTLHPLI; encoded by the exons atgaaaatcgcGGAGAAGTTTAGTTCGGTTCAACCAAGTTCAGCTGATGGTTTGGATAGTGGTGGGGAAAGCGATCTTCTCAGTCTAGCACCGCCACTTCGATCGCCAGTCTCTTCGACCATTCGACGGCGATTCCGAATTGGTCAATATCTATCAAACATAAAGTTCTTAGTACTGATCGTGACAATTTACGTGCTGTTGCATCTGCTACCGCGTCATcatgcaagcaaacaaattcatgAAACGAATCGATCTGTTGTTCTCCTTTGGAATGAACACAATTCCTCGCAGGCAGGCGAGGATTATATACAGTGTGGCTGCAGAATAACCAGTAATCGCAAATACGCTCAAAGCTTAATAGAGGCCGTTGTTGTCCATGCAGATCGACCATATTCACTGGACGGCCTCGAGAATATCGAGCATACACCAGACTATCTGGTAGTATTTACTTCCAAGACTCCAGTCAATCCAAATGAGAGCCCAATAACAGCTAAGAATGAAtcagtttttaatttcacCATGACCTATCGGCTAGACTCAGATCTGATCTGGACagatttctatttttataaaactaagGTGGACTTTAATAGGCAGCTGGCATTTGACGCACCAGATGAGAACTTTATGGAAAAGCTATCTAGCTTTGCGGCAACTGAGTTACGATCAAAATTAAACGCAAAGAATCGTTTAATTCTATACATGATGTATGAAGTGAACGCAAACACCCTTGCAGAAAGTCTCTATCTGGAGCAGATCCGAGAATATGCAGAGCTAGACGCCTATGCGAGTTGCCAAAAAAACACACA CTGTATTGTGTATCATTTTATGCTTGTATTTGAATCGAGTACATGTCCGGACTACTTGAACCCGCAATTCTTCATGGCGCTTACCAACTACGTTGTGCCCGTGGTGCTTGGTGGTGGGGACCTGAGTCACATTGCCCCGCCGGGCTCCTACATCAGCGCTGACGACTTCTACTCACCCCAGCAGTTAGTAAGTTACTTAAAGCACCTCTCCGTCAATCCGCACAAGTATGAGAAGCTCTTCTGGTGGCATTTTAAATACCAGCTCAATAAAATTAGCCAGCATTACTGCGCTTTGTGCCGACACTTGCAGCAGACTCAAAAACATGCCCATACTAAGAAATTTGTTCAGTGGTGGAGTCGCTACCAGTGCCCAAATCGATCTGAAGTCTGGTCCTGGACTCTCCATCCGCTCATTTAG